A genomic segment from Verrucomicrobiota bacterium encodes:
- the polA gene encoding DNA polymerase I: MPKKLFLLDGMALAYRAHFALIRRPIFTSKGVNSSALFGFTQTLLEILTEQSPTHIAVAFDTDAPTQRHRDFPDYKIQREAMPEDLSQALPHVRRMIEAFNIPVIALDGYEADDVIGTLVRRAEQEDFESYMVTPDKDFGQLVTPKTFLYKPSRQGDGIEILGVAEILGKWGIKETRQVIDILGLWGDATDNIPGVPGIGEKTAGKLISEYGSVENLLAHTAELKGKLKESLEANRDQALLSKRLATIDCAVPLAIDLDALQRREWDAARLKSLFVEFEFNSIGRRLLGDEFKAGRGFAGESQTKAGGIPPKLVDVGETGDLFTLTSALSRGERGRESLSPRSGKARATRFAPTQDQSSPPHEPDSTRDYTDKTASPSAKSVVNKSVQGSNVRSVSENPLPEGEGQGEGEGSGPVHEAEAQRPAPSASNLKTIADVPHEYQLIRTREERAKLIQTLGNQPSFCFSAETTSFDPKEAQWIGIAFSFAPRSGYFVLVPQDEIEARAILEEFRALFESDRIEKVGHNLKFELSLLQWRGVTARGKLFDTMLAHSLIEPDMRHALDYLAEVYLGYSPVPVTKLIGEGILRPTSPIEPLNGPLSPSEGERVSVGRERGPFRGREAEQLSLSHVPLDQLTDYATEGADIAWQLRAVLAPLLREKGQERVFYEIESPLLPVLVAMECEGVRLDAAVLGEFADQLSKEINAGEKAIYRLARTEFNLNSPKQLGEILFDGLKIAAKPKKTRTGQYATDEQTLLALAGEHEIVPRILEYRAMTKLKSTYADTLPTAIFPKTGRVHTTYQQAATATGRLQSQNPNLQNIPIRTELGQEIRKAFVPRDENHLLLSADYSQIELRIIAALSRDTAMIEAFRSGHDIHTATAAKVYGVPLDQVNAEMRRKAKMVNFGIIYGISAFGLAQRLGIARQEAAAIIEQYFHQFPGIRKYMSDTIAFAREQGFVQTVAGRRRYLRDVRSSNATVRGGAERNAINAPIQGSAADMIKIAMVQIHRELTRRGLTTRMLLQVHDELIFDLFKPEEQQVRALIEEGMGTAIPLEVPIAVEIGLGKNWLEAH; this comes from the coding sequence ATGCCGAAGAAACTCTTCCTGCTGGATGGGATGGCGCTCGCGTACCGCGCCCACTTCGCGCTCATCCGCCGGCCCATCTTCACGTCCAAAGGCGTCAATAGCTCCGCGCTCTTCGGCTTCACGCAAACGCTCCTCGAAATCCTCACCGAGCAATCGCCCACGCATATCGCGGTCGCGTTCGACACGGACGCGCCGACGCAGCGGCATCGCGATTTTCCGGACTACAAGATCCAGCGCGAAGCCATGCCGGAAGACCTGAGCCAGGCGCTTCCCCACGTGCGCCGCATGATCGAAGCGTTCAACATCCCCGTGATCGCCCTCGACGGCTACGAAGCGGACGACGTCATCGGCACGCTCGTGCGCCGCGCGGAACAGGAGGACTTCGAATCCTACATGGTCACGCCGGACAAAGATTTCGGGCAATTGGTGACCCCCAAAACTTTCCTCTACAAACCCTCGCGCCAGGGCGACGGCATCGAAATTCTGGGCGTGGCCGAGATTCTCGGCAAATGGGGCATCAAGGAAACCCGCCAGGTCATCGACATTCTCGGGCTGTGGGGCGACGCGACGGACAACATTCCGGGCGTGCCCGGCATCGGCGAAAAAACCGCCGGCAAATTGATCTCGGAATACGGCAGCGTGGAAAATCTGCTCGCGCACACCGCGGAGTTGAAAGGCAAGCTGAAGGAATCGCTCGAGGCGAATCGCGACCAGGCACTCCTCTCGAAACGCCTGGCCACAATCGATTGCGCCGTCCCGCTCGCGATCGACCTCGACGCGCTCCAACGGCGGGAATGGGACGCAGCCAGGCTCAAGAGTCTTTTCGTCGAGTTCGAGTTCAATTCCATCGGACGCCGGTTGCTTGGGGACGAATTCAAAGCCGGTCGCGGTTTCGCGGGTGAATCACAGACGAAAGCCGGAGGCATTCCGCCAAAGCTTGTCGATGTGGGGGAAACTGGCGACCTGTTTACCCTCACCTCGGCCCTCTCCCGTGGAGAGAGAGGGAGGGAGAGTCTGTCGCCACGCTCTGGTAAAGCCAGGGCAACTCGATTTGCTCCAACGCAGGATCAATCCTCCCCTCCCCACGAACCTGATTCAACCAGGGATTACACGGATAAAACCGCTTCTCCATCCGCGAAATCCGTGGTTAACAAGTCTGTTCAAGGATCCAATGTGCGAAGCGTTTCGGAAAATCCTCTCCCTGAAGGAGAGGGCCAGGGTGAGGGGGAAGGGAGCGGCCCTGTCCACGAGGCTGAAGCCCAACGCCCAGCGCCCAGCGCCTCGAACCTCAAAACCATCGCCGACGTTCCGCATGAATATCAGTTGATCCGCACTCGAGAAGAGCGCGCGAAACTCATTCAAACGCTCGGCAATCAGCCGTCCTTTTGCTTCAGCGCCGAAACGACCAGCTTCGACCCGAAAGAGGCGCAGTGGATCGGGATCGCTTTTTCTTTCGCGCCGCGCAGCGGTTATTTCGTCCTCGTGCCGCAGGACGAAATTGAAGCGCGCGCAATCCTCGAAGAATTCCGCGCGCTGTTCGAGAGCGACCGGATCGAGAAAGTCGGCCACAATCTGAAGTTCGAGTTGAGTCTTCTCCAATGGCGCGGCGTGACCGCGCGCGGGAAGCTGTTCGACACGATGCTCGCGCACAGCTTGATTGAGCCGGACATGCGGCACGCGCTGGATTATCTGGCCGAGGTTTATCTGGGCTACAGTCCGGTGCCCGTCACCAAACTGATCGGAGAGGGAATTCTCCGACCGACTTCGCCCATTGAACCCCTGAACGGCCCCCTCTCCCCCTCGGAGGGGGAGAGGGTGTCCGTAGGACGGGAGAGGGGGCCGTTCAGGGGGAGAGAAGCCGAGCAACTCAGCTTGAGCCATGTCCCGCTCGATCAATTGACCGATTACGCCACCGAAGGCGCAGACATCGCCTGGCAATTGCGCGCGGTCCTGGCCCCGTTGCTGAGAGAGAAGGGCCAGGAACGCGTGTTTTACGAAATCGAGTCGCCGCTCTTGCCCGTGCTGGTGGCCATGGAATGCGAAGGCGTCCGCCTGGATGCCGCGGTCCTGGGCGAATTCGCCGACCAGTTGTCCAAGGAGATCAACGCGGGCGAGAAAGCGATCTACCGCCTGGCGCGAACCGAATTCAATTTGAATTCTCCCAAGCAGCTTGGGGAAATTCTCTTCGACGGTCTCAAGATCGCCGCGAAACCCAAAAAGACGCGGACCGGCCAGTACGCCACCGACGAACAGACGCTGCTGGCGCTGGCGGGCGAACACGAAATCGTCCCGCGCATCCTCGAATACCGGGCGATGACGAAATTGAAATCAACCTACGCGGATACGTTGCCCACGGCGATCTTTCCGAAAACGGGCCGCGTCCACACGACTTACCAACAGGCCGCGACCGCGACTGGCCGGCTGCAATCGCAAAACCCGAATCTCCAAAACATTCCGATCCGCACCGAACTGGGACAGGAAATCCGGAAGGCTTTCGTGCCGCGCGACGAGAATCATCTTTTGCTCTCCGCCGATTATTCGCAGATCGAGTTGCGCATCATCGCCGCGCTCAGCCGGGACACCGCGATGATCGAAGCCTTCCGCAGCGGCCACGACATTCACACGGCGACGGCGGCGAAAGTTTATGGCGTGCCGCTCGACCAGGTGAACGCGGAAATGCGGCGCAAGGCGAAGATGGTGAACTTCGGCATCATCTACGGCATCTCCGCCTTCGGCCTGGCGCAGCGCCTGGGCATCGCACGCCAGGAAGCGGCCGCGATCATCGAGCAATACTTCCATCAGTTTCCCGGCATCCGGAAATACATGTCGGACACGATCGCGTTTGCGCGCGAACAGGGTTTCGTGCAAACGGTCGCCGGGCGGCGCCGGTACCTGCGGGATGTCCGGTCGTCGAACGCGACCGTTCGCGGCGGCGCCGAGCGCAACGCGATCAATGCCCCGATCCAGGGCAGCGCCGCGGATATGATCAAGATCGCGATGGTCCAGATCCATCGGGAATTGACGCGGCGCGGACTGACGACACGCATGCTGCTCCAGGTTCACGACGAACTCATCTTCGACTTGTTCAAACCGGAGGAACAACAAGTCCGAGCCCTGATCGAGGAAGGCATGGGAACCGCGATTCCGCTGGAGGTGCCGATCGCGGTCGAAATAGGCCTGGGGAAGAATTGGCTGGAAGCGCACTAA
- a CDS encoding helix-turn-helix transcriptional regulator, translating to MFFLNHGGGVHLGDPVQLEMKLNGHAPTHTMRAGEVNFLPSNLPFSARCEGRSDFLLISLEPKFLACAAHGIGSQNRLELTPQIGLNDPLIHGLALALRAEVETGGASGPLYAETLATRLAVHVARKYSGQTLRCREESRGLAKYQLRRAIDFIHDHLSEDISLKAIAAAVGMSPFHFSRLFKRSTGASPHQYLLQCRTERAKQLLLQSSESIADVALRLGFCDQSHMTTHFKRAYGVTPKAFLRNAAVLGN from the coding sequence GTGTTCTTTTTGAACCACGGCGGCGGCGTGCATCTGGGGGACCCCGTGCAACTGGAGATGAAACTCAACGGCCACGCCCCCACCCACACCATGCGGGCCGGTGAAGTCAATTTCCTGCCTTCAAATCTCCCGTTCTCAGCGCGATGCGAGGGGCGCAGCGACTTTTTGCTCATCTCGCTCGAACCCAAATTCCTGGCGTGCGCCGCGCATGGAATCGGCTCCCAAAACCGGCTCGAACTGACTCCGCAAATCGGCCTGAATGATCCGCTCATCCATGGCCTGGCGCTGGCGCTAAGGGCCGAAGTCGAGACCGGCGGCGCCAGCGGCCCTTTGTACGCGGAGACGCTGGCCACGAGGCTCGCGGTTCATGTCGCCCGGAAGTATTCCGGTCAAACCCTCCGTTGCAGGGAAGAATCCCGCGGCCTGGCCAAATACCAACTCCGCCGCGCCATTGATTTCATCCACGACCATCTCTCCGAGGACATCTCGCTGAAGGCGATTGCCGCGGCAGTGGGGATGAGTCCGTTCCATTTCTCACGCTTGTTCAAACGGTCCACCGGCGCCAGCCCGCATCAATACCTGCTTCAGTGTCGCACCGAACGCGCCAAGCAACTTCTCCTCCAATCCTCAGAATCCATCGCGGATGTCGCGTTGCGCCTGGGTTTTTGCGACCAGAGCCACATGACGACTCATTTCAAGCGCGCTTACGGCGTCACGCCCAAGGCATTTCTCCGGAACGCGGCTGTGCTTGGCAATTAG